One part of the Streptomyces sp. AM 2-1-1 genome encodes these proteins:
- a CDS encoding DivIVA domain-containing protein: MPLTPEDVRNKQFTTVRLREGYDEDEVDAFLDEVESELTRLLRENEDLRAKLAAATRAAAQNQQQQAMRKPPEQQQQERPGAPVPAAISGPPVQQQPPQMGPPQLPAGPSGHGPQGQHGPGPQGQHGPGPMQGGPMGGSMGGPMGGSMGGPMGGPMGGHAPQQMQQQMQPMQQMQQPMQQMQQPGQGPGGDSAARVLSLAQQTADQAIAEARSEANKIVGEARSRAEGLERDARAKADALERDAQEKHRVAMGSLESARATLERKVEDLRGFEREYRTRLKSYLESQLRQLETQADDSLAPPRTPAAASLPPSPSLAPAGAGAMGHGMGAGNHGGPPMGGNPSMGPGPSFGGQQQMSPAMTQPMAPVRPQAPQPMQQAPSPMRGFLIDEDDN, from the coding sequence ATGCCGCTGACCCCCGAGGACGTGCGGAACAAGCAGTTCACGACCGTCCGCCTCCGAGAAGGCTATGACGAGGACGAGGTCGATGCCTTCCTCGACGAGGTCGAATCCGAGCTGACGCGCCTGCTCCGCGAGAACGAGGACCTGCGCGCGAAGCTCGCAGCGGCGACCCGTGCCGCCGCGCAGAACCAGCAGCAGCAGGCCATGCGCAAGCCGCCGGAGCAGCAGCAGCAGGAGAGGCCCGGGGCTCCCGTGCCCGCCGCCATATCGGGTCCGCCGGTCCAGCAGCAGCCCCCGCAGATGGGTCCGCCGCAGCTGCCCGCCGGTCCCAGCGGCCATGGCCCCCAGGGTCAGCACGGCCCCGGCCCGCAGGGCCAGCACGGCCCCGGTCCCATGCAGGGCGGCCCGATGGGCGGCTCCATGGGCGGTCCGATGGGCGGCTCCATGGGTGGCCCGATGGGCGGTCCCATGGGTGGTCACGCACCCCAGCAGATGCAGCAGCAGATGCAGCCCATGCAGCAGATGCAGCAGCCCATGCAGCAGATGCAGCAGCCCGGTCAGGGCCCCGGCGGCGACAGCGCCGCCCGTGTCCTCTCGCTCGCGCAGCAGACCGCCGACCAGGCGATCGCGGAGGCCCGCTCCGAGGCCAACAAGATCGTCGGCGAGGCGCGCAGCCGCGCGGAGGGACTGGAGCGCGACGCGCGGGCGAAGGCCGACGCGCTGGAGCGGGACGCGCAGGAGAAGCACCGCGTGGCGATGGGCTCGCTGGAGTCGGCCCGCGCGACGCTGGAGCGCAAGGTCGAGGACCTGCGCGGCTTCGAGCGCGAGTACCGCACGCGTCTGAAGTCGTACCTGGAGAGCCAGCTGCGCCAGCTGGAGACCCAGGCGGACGACTCGCTGGCCCCGCCGCGGACCCCCGCCGCCGCGTCCCTGCCGCCGTCGCCCTCGCTGGCTCCGGCCGGTGCCGGTGCGATGGGTCACGGCATGGGCGCCGGCAACCACGGCGGCCCGCCGATGGGCGGCAACCCGTCCATGGGCCCCGGTCCGTCGTTCGGTGGGCAGCAGCAGATGTCACCCGCGATGACGCAGCCGATGGCGCCGGTGCGGCCGCAGGCGCCGCAGCCGATGCAGCAGGCACCGTCGCCGATGCGCGGCTTCCTCATCGACGAGGACGACAACTGA
- a CDS encoding YggT family protein, giving the protein MGVALEVVSIVLTCFLIVLIFRLVMDYVFQFARSWQPGKPMVVVLEATYTVTDPPLKLLRRLIPPLRLGGVALDLSFFVLMIIVYILLNLVGRIASGV; this is encoded by the coding sequence ATGGGCGTCGCACTCGAGGTGGTCAGCATCGTGCTGACGTGCTTCCTCATCGTGCTGATCTTCCGGCTGGTCATGGACTACGTCTTCCAGTTCGCGCGCTCATGGCAGCCGGGCAAGCCGATGGTGGTCGTTCTTGAGGCCACCTACACGGTCACCGATCCACCGCTCAAGCTCCTGCGGCGGTTGATTCCGCCGCTGCGTCTCGGGGGCGTGGCACTCGACCTGTCCTTCTTCGTTCTGATGATCATCGTCTACATACTGCTCAACCTCGTGGGTCGCATTGCGAGCGGCGTGTGA
- the sepF gene encoding cell division protein SepF yields the protein MAGAMRKMAVYLGLVEDDGYDGPGFDPDDEFEPEPEPERDRRRHQPAHQVERERDEPVRVVQTPAPREPVQLPAESVRPARIAPVASITPERPNLEKNAPVIMPKVVSEREPYRITTLHPRTYNEARTIGEHFREGTPVIMNLTEMDDTDAKRLVDFAAGLVFGLHGSIERVTQKVFLLSPANVDVTAEDKARIAEGGFFNQS from the coding sequence ATGGCCGGCGCGATGCGCAAGATGGCGGTCTACCTCGGCCTCGTGGAGGACGATGGGTACGACGGTCCGGGGTTCGACCCCGACGATGAATTCGAACCCGAGCCGGAGCCCGAGCGGGACCGGCGCAGGCATCAGCCCGCGCATCAGGTGGAGCGCGAACGGGACGAACCGGTACGAGTGGTGCAAACCCCCGCGCCGCGCGAGCCTGTTCAGCTCCCCGCGGAGAGCGTGCGACCCGCCCGGATCGCACCCGTGGCATCCATCACACCTGAGCGCCCCAACCTGGAGAAGAACGCACCCGTGATCATGCCCAAGGTCGTCTCCGAGCGGGAGCCGTACCGCATCACCACGTTGCACCCCCGGACCTACAACGAGGCCCGTACCATCGGGGAACACTTCCGCGAGGGCACTCCGGTGATCATGAATCTCACGGAGATGGACGACACGGATGCGAAGCGACTTGTCGACTTTGCCGCGGGACTGGTCTTCGGACTTCATGGCAGCATTGAGCGCGTGACGCAGAAGGTGTTCCTGTTGTCGCCTGCTAACGTCGATGTAACGGCGGAGGACAAGGCCCGCATCGCTGAGGGCGGGTTCTTCAACCAGAGCTGA
- a CDS encoding YggS family pyridoxal phosphate-dependent enzyme, with the protein MTDRSTELAENLGRVEERIASACAAAGRSRDEVTLIVVTKTYPASDVRILHGLGVRQVAENRDQDAAPKAADCSDLPLTWHFVGQLQTNKVRSVARYADVVQSIDRIKLVRALSAAVDGERERELGCLVQVALDAGDGERGDRGGVAPGDVAELADAVAAAPGLRLDGLMTVAPLAGPYAGRQRAAFERLMEISSRLRADHPTANMVSAGMSSDLEDAVAAGATHVRVGTAVLGVRPRLG; encoded by the coding sequence ATGACGGACCGCAGCACGGAACTCGCCGAGAACCTGGGCCGGGTGGAGGAACGTATCGCCTCCGCCTGCGCCGCGGCCGGCCGGTCGCGGGACGAGGTCACCCTCATCGTGGTCACCAAGACCTACCCCGCGAGCGACGTGCGGATCCTGCACGGACTGGGTGTGCGTCAGGTGGCCGAGAACCGGGATCAGGACGCTGCCCCGAAGGCCGCCGATTGTTCGGATCTGCCGCTCACTTGGCACTTCGTCGGTCAACTTCAGACCAACAAGGTTCGTTCGGTTGCACGTTATGCCGATGTGGTGCAGTCGATCGACCGGATCAAGCTCGTTCGCGCACTCTCGGCGGCCGTGGACGGAGAGCGGGAACGCGAACTCGGCTGCCTCGTCCAGGTCGCCCTCGACGCCGGCGACGGCGAACGCGGCGACCGGGGCGGCGTCGCCCCCGGGGACGTGGCGGAGCTCGCCGACGCGGTCGCGGCGGCACCGGGCCTCAGGCTCGACGGCCTGATGACGGTCGCGCCGCTCGCCGGCCCGTACGCGGGACGGCAACGGGCCGCTTTCGAGCGGCTGATGGAAATCTCATCCCGCCTGCGCGCCGACCATCCGACTGCGAACATGGTCTCCGCGGGGATGAGTTCGGACCTCGAGGACGCCGTGGCGGCCGGAGCGACACATGTACGCGTCGGTACTGCGGTGCTCGGAGTCCGACCCCGGCTCGGGTAA
- the murD gene encoding UDP-N-acetylmuramoyl-L-alanine--D-glutamate ligase — protein MGSQEVSDAKGADWRGKHVTVAGLGVSGIPAARALHGLGALVTVVNDGDDERSRAQAAGLEAEGITVRLGDGDTLPGSTELIVTAPGWKPDKPLFLAAAAAGVPVWGDVELAWRLRGVKGGEPAPWLAVTGTNGKTTTVRMLASILEAAGLRTAAVGNIGVSLLDAVLGEESYDVLAVELSSYQLHWAPSVRAHSATVLNLAPDHLDWHGSMEAYAADKGRIYEGNTVACVYNAADPATEELVRGADVEEGCRAIGFTLGTPGPSQLGVVDGILVDRAFVTNRQKQAQELAEVADVDPPAPHNIANALAAAALARAFGVKPAAVRDGLRAFRPDPHRIEHVADVAGVAYVDDSKATNTHATEASLAAYEPIVWIAGGLAKGAAFDELVSGAAERLRGVVLMGRDRAVIREALTRHAPEVPVVDLDRTDTGAMSEAVAEAARLARPGDTVLLAPACASMDMFTNYNERGDAFADAVRALAGDSA, from the coding sequence ATGGGCAGCCAAGAAGTGAGTGACGCCAAGGGGGCCGACTGGCGGGGGAAGCACGTCACGGTCGCCGGACTCGGGGTCAGCGGGATCCCCGCAGCCCGGGCCCTGCACGGACTCGGGGCGCTGGTCACCGTCGTCAACGACGGCGACGACGAGCGCTCCCGCGCCCAGGCGGCCGGCCTGGAGGCGGAGGGGATCACCGTCCGCCTCGGCGACGGCGACACGCTGCCCGGCTCCACCGAACTGATCGTCACCGCCCCCGGCTGGAAGCCCGACAAGCCGCTCTTCCTCGCGGCCGCGGCGGCCGGTGTCCCCGTCTGGGGCGACGTCGAACTCGCCTGGCGGCTGCGGGGGGTCAAGGGCGGCGAACCGGCCCCCTGGCTCGCGGTGACCGGTACCAACGGCAAGACCACGACGGTCCGGATGCTCGCCTCCATCCTGGAGGCCGCCGGGCTGCGCACCGCGGCCGTCGGCAACATCGGCGTCTCCCTGCTGGACGCCGTGCTCGGCGAGGAGAGCTACGACGTCCTCGCCGTCGAGCTCTCCAGCTACCAGCTGCACTGGGCGCCCTCGGTGCGCGCCCACTCCGCGACCGTGCTCAACCTGGCCCCGGACCACCTCGACTGGCACGGCTCCATGGAGGCGTACGCCGCCGACAAGGGCCGGATCTACGAGGGCAACACCGTCGCCTGCGTCTACAACGCGGCCGACCCCGCCACCGAGGAACTGGTGCGGGGAGCCGACGTGGAGGAGGGCTGCCGGGCCATCGGCTTCACCCTCGGCACACCCGGGCCCTCCCAGCTCGGCGTCGTCGACGGCATCCTCGTCGACCGCGCCTTCGTCACCAACCGGCAGAAGCAGGCCCAGGAGCTGGCCGAGGTCGCCGACGTCGACCCGCCCGCCCCGCACAACATCGCCAACGCCCTCGCCGCCGCCGCGCTGGCCCGCGCCTTCGGCGTGAAGCCCGCCGCCGTCCGCGACGGCCTGCGCGCCTTCCGTCCCGACCCGCATCGCATCGAGCACGTGGCGGACGTCGCCGGGGTCGCCTACGTGGACGACTCGAAGGCCACCAACACCCACGCCACCGAAGCCTCCCTCGCCGCCTACGAGCCGATCGTCTGGATCGCCGGCGGCCTCGCCAAGGGAGCCGCCTTCGACGAGCTGGTGAGCGGTGCCGCCGAGCGCCTGCGCGGCGTGGTCCTCATGGGCCGCGACCGGGCCGTAATCCGCGAAGCCCTGACGCGACACGCGCCCGAGGTACCCGTGGTCGACCTGGACCGGACCGACACTGGGGCCATGTCCGAGGCGGTCGCCGAGGCCGCACGCCTCGCCCGCCCGGGCGACACCGTGCTGCTGGCTCCGGCCTGCGCCTCGATGGACATGTTCACCAACTACAACGAGCGGGGCGACGCGTTCGCGGACGCGGTCCGCGCACTCGCCGGCGACAGCGCCTGA
- the ftsW gene encoding putative lipid II flippase FtsW, protein MPADEGPDARGRVRARTHATRTGAFRTRPLPAYGSPGAGVPTHPGTALRGRLATGSGRRPQQPRTPGRAAPASGDPRGGGVRRAYEQARRAWDRPLTAYYVILGSSLLITVLGLVMVYSASMIKALELAKPSTYFFRKQFLAAVMGAGLMLLAARMPVKLHRGLAYPMLLGTVFLMALVQVPGIGKSVNGNQNWLYIGGPFQLQPSEFGKLALVLWGADLLARKQDKRLLTQWKHMLVPLIPVAFMLLGLIMLGGDMGTAIILTAILFGLLWLAGAPTRLFVGVLGFAAAIAVLLIKTNPNRMSRLDCVGVSEPDAAGGCWQAAHGIYALASGGWFGSGLGASVEKWGQLPEPHTDFIFAITGEELGLAGTLSVLALFAALGYAGIRVAGRTEDPFVRYAAGGVTTWITAQAVINIGAVLGLLPIAGVPLPLFSYGGSALLPTMFAIGLMIAFARDEPGARAALAMRRPGVRWKTMRRRVTRRPSGER, encoded by the coding sequence ATGCCGGCCGATGAGGGTCCCGACGCCCGGGGGCGGGTCCGCGCGCGGACGCACGCGACGAGGACCGGCGCCTTCCGCACCCGTCCGCTCCCCGCGTACGGCTCGCCCGGGGCCGGGGTGCCGACGCACCCCGGGACGGCTCTGCGGGGACGTCTCGCCACCGGCTCCGGCCGCCGCCCCCAGCAGCCCCGCACCCCGGGACGGGCCGCCCCCGCCTCCGGCGACCCCCGCGGCGGTGGGGTGCGCCGGGCCTACGAGCAGGCACGGCGGGCCTGGGACCGCCCCCTGACCGCGTACTACGTCATCCTCGGCTCCAGCCTGCTGATCACCGTGCTGGGCCTCGTGATGGTCTACAGCGCCTCCATGATCAAGGCGCTGGAACTCGCCAAACCGAGCACCTACTTCTTCCGCAAGCAGTTCCTGGCCGCCGTCATGGGAGCCGGGCTGATGCTGCTGGCCGCCCGCATGCCGGTCAAACTCCACCGCGGGCTCGCCTACCCGATGCTGCTCGGCACGGTCTTCCTGATGGCGCTGGTCCAGGTTCCCGGGATAGGGAAGTCGGTCAACGGCAACCAGAACTGGCTCTACATCGGCGGACCGTTCCAGCTCCAGCCCAGCGAGTTCGGCAAGCTGGCCCTGGTGCTGTGGGGAGCCGACCTGCTCGCCCGCAAACAGGACAAGCGGCTGCTCACCCAGTGGAAACACATGCTGGTGCCGCTGATCCCGGTCGCCTTCATGCTGCTCGGCCTGATCATGCTCGGCGGCGACATGGGCACCGCGATCATCCTGACCGCGATCCTCTTCGGCCTGCTCTGGCTGGCCGGGGCGCCCACCCGGCTCTTCGTCGGGGTGCTCGGCTTCGCCGCGGCCATCGCCGTCCTGCTGATCAAGACCAACCCGAACCGCATGTCCCGGCTCGACTGCGTGGGCGTCAGCGAACCGGACGCCGCAGGCGGCTGCTGGCAGGCCGCGCACGGGATCTACGCGCTCGCGTCCGGCGGCTGGTTCGGATCCGGACTCGGCGCCAGCGTGGAGAAATGGGGGCAACTTCCCGAACCCCACACCGACTTCATCTTCGCCATCACGGGTGAGGAACTGGGGCTGGCGGGCACTCTGTCGGTGCTCGCCCTCTTCGCGGCTCTAGGCTATGCGGGTATCCGCGTGGCCGGACGCACGGAGGACCCCTTCGTGAGGTACGCCGCGGGAGGTGTGACGACGTGGATCACCGCGCAGGCTGTGATCAACATCGGTGCGGTGCTCGGCCTGCTGCCGATCGCCGGTGTCCCGCTCCCGCTGTTCTCCTACGGGGGGTCGGCCCTGCTGCCGACCATGTTCGCGATCGGGCTGATGATCGCCTTCGCGCGGGACGAGCCCGGCGCGAGAGCGGCCCTGGCCATGCGGAGGCCCGGGGTGAGATGGAAGACGATGAGACGGCGTGTCACCAGGCGCCCGTCCGGAGAGCGGTGA
- the ftsZ gene encoding cell division protein FtsZ — MAAPQNYLAVIKVIGVGGGGVNAINRMIEVGLKGVEFIAINTDAQALLMSDADVKLDVGRELTRGLGAGANPAVGRKAAEDHREEIEEVLKGADMVFVTAGEGGGTGTGGAPVVANIARSLGALTIGVVTRPFTFEGRRRANQAEDGIAELREEVDTLIVIPNDRLLSISDRQVSVLDAFKSADQVLLSGVQGITDLITTPGLINLDFADVKSVMSEAGSALMGIGSARGDDRAVAAAEMAISSPLLEASIDGARGVLLSISGGSDLGLFEINEAAQLVSEAAHPEANIIFGAVIDDALGDEVRVTVIAAGFDGGQPPARRENVIGAGAAKREEPAPPARPEPVRHSAGLGSVPVREEAPAEPAPVANDGSQSPVAPPHVPTARPYQETQAEELDVPDFLK, encoded by the coding sequence GTGGCAGCACCGCAGAACTACCTCGCAGTCATCAAGGTCATCGGTGTCGGCGGCGGTGGTGTCAATGCCATCAACCGAATGATCGAGGTCGGTCTCAAGGGCGTCGAGTTCATCGCGATCAACACGGACGCGCAAGCGCTGTTGATGAGCGACGCCGACGTCAAGCTCGACGTCGGCCGCGAACTCACCCGGGGCCTCGGCGCCGGGGCCAATCCGGCAGTCGGTCGCAAGGCGGCAGAGGACCACCGTGAAGAGATCGAGGAGGTCCTCAAGGGGGCCGACATGGTCTTCGTCACCGCAGGAGAGGGCGGCGGCACCGGCACCGGCGGCGCACCCGTCGTCGCCAACATCGCGCGCTCGCTGGGCGCCCTGACGATCGGTGTGGTCACCCGCCCGTTCACCTTCGAGGGCCGTCGGCGCGCGAACCAGGCGGAGGACGGCATCGCCGAACTCCGCGAAGAGGTCGACACCCTCATCGTCATCCCCAACGACCGGCTGCTGTCCATCTCGGACCGCCAGGTGAGCGTGCTCGACGCGTTCAAGTCGGCCGACCAGGTACTGCTCTCGGGTGTCCAGGGCATCACCGACCTCATCACCACCCCCGGTCTCATCAACCTCGACTTCGCCGACGTCAAGTCGGTCATGTCCGAGGCGGGTTCGGCGCTCATGGGCATCGGCTCGGCGCGCGGCGACGACCGTGCGGTGGCCGCCGCCGAGATGGCGATCTCCTCGCCCCTGCTGGAGGCGTCCATCGACGGCGCCCGGGGCGTGCTGCTCTCCATCTCCGGCGGCAGCGACCTCGGTCTCTTCGAGATCAACGAGGCCGCCCAGCTGGTGAGCGAGGCGGCCCACCCGGAGGCGAACATCATCTTCGGTGCGGTCATCGACGACGCGCTGGGCGACGAGGTGCGGGTCACCGTGATCGCGGCGGGCTTCGACGGCGGTCAGCCGCCGGCCCGGCGCGAGAACGTGATCGGCGCCGGTGCCGCCAAGCGCGAGGAACCCGCGCCGCCGGCCCGCCCCGAGCCGGTCCGGCACTCCGCCGGACTCGGTTCCGTGCCGGTCCGCGAGGAAGCGCCCGCCGAGCCGGCGCCGGTCGCGAACGACGGCTCGCAGTCGCCGGTCGCCCCGCCGCACGTGCCGACGGCCCGCCCCTACCAGGAGACCCAGGCCGAAGAGCTGGACGTACCGGACTTCCTGAAGTGA
- a CDS encoding FtsQ-type POTRA domain-containing protein — protein MAGPTTAQRGSGQQADTPARAPHAGPGKGGSARRRALVLGAAGTALCAGGLAWALWGSSWLRLERVGVSGTDVLSGAEVEAAAAAPVGSPLVSVDTGALERRLRQKLPRIDTVVVTRSWPHGIDIEVIERKPVLLLEKGAKFTEVDAQGVRFATVDRAPGGVPLLELAPERSASLRRFGSDRLLRGAVEVAGDLPAAVARDTRVVRVTSYDSISLELTRDREVFWGSGEQGAVKAKVLTALMKAAPEAGHFDVSAPTAPAVSES, from the coding sequence GTGGCCGGACCGACGACCGCCCAGCGCGGTTCAGGGCAGCAGGCGGACACCCCGGCGCGCGCGCCGCACGCCGGCCCCGGAAAGGGCGGGTCCGCCCGGCGCAGGGCACTGGTCCTCGGCGCCGCCGGGACCGCCCTGTGCGCCGGAGGGCTGGCGTGGGCGCTGTGGGGCTCCTCCTGGCTCCGGCTGGAGCGGGTCGGCGTCAGCGGCACCGACGTCCTCTCCGGGGCCGAGGTGGAGGCGGCGGCGGCCGCTCCGGTGGGCTCGCCGCTCGTCTCCGTGGACACCGGCGCGCTGGAGCGGCGGCTGCGGCAGAAGTTGCCCCGTATCGACACCGTCGTCGTCACGCGTTCCTGGCCGCACGGAATCGACATCGAGGTCATCGAGCGCAAGCCGGTGCTTTTGCTGGAAAAGGGTGCGAAATTCACCGAAGTGGACGCCCAAGGTGTGCGTTTCGCCACCGTGGACCGTGCGCCCGGGGGTGTTCCTCTGCTGGAATTGGCGCCGGAGCGGTCCGCGAGTCTGCGGCGCTTCGGCAGTGACCGTCTGTTGCGGGGAGCGGTCGAAGTGGCCGGTGACCTCCCCGCCGCCGTCGCCCGGGACACCAGGGTCGTGCGCGTCACCTCGTACGATTCGATTTCCCTGGAGCTGACGCGTGACCGGGAAGTGTTCTGGGGCAGTGGTGAACAGGGCGCGGTGAAGGCGAAAGTCCTGACGGCCCTGATGAAAGCGGCACCCGAAGCAGGACACTTCGACGTGAGCGCGCCCACCGCTCCCGCTGTTTCGGAGAGTTGA
- the murG gene encoding undecaprenyldiphospho-muramoylpentapeptide beta-N-acetylglucosaminyltransferase: MHVVLAGGGTAGHIEPALALADALRRQDPTVGITALGTERGLETRLVPERGYDLALIPAVPLPRKPTPELITVPGRLRGTIKAAEQILERTKADCVVGFGGYVALPGYLAAKRAGVPIVVHEANARPGLANKIGSRYAHGVAVSTPDSKLRGARYIGIPLRRTIATLDRARVRPEARAAFRLDPNLPTLLVSGGSQGARHLNEVVQRVAPLLQRSGIQILHVVGPKNELPRIDNMPGMPPYIPVPYVDRMDLAYAAADMMLCRAGAMTVAELSAVGLPAAYVPLPIGNGEQRLNAQPVVNAGGGLLVDDAALTPEWVQAQVLPVLSDPHRLYEMSRAAAEFGRRDADDLLVGMVYEAIAARRKA; the protein is encoded by the coding sequence GTGCATGTCGTACTCGCCGGCGGGGGGACCGCCGGCCACATCGAGCCCGCGCTTGCCCTCGCAGACGCCCTGCGCAGGCAGGACCCGACCGTGGGCATCACCGCCCTCGGCACGGAACGCGGCCTGGAAACCAGGCTCGTACCCGAGCGGGGGTACGACCTGGCGCTCATCCCGGCCGTACCGCTGCCGCGCAAACCCACACCGGAGCTGATCACCGTGCCGGGCCGGCTGCGCGGCACCATCAAGGCCGCCGAGCAGATCCTGGAGCGCACCAAGGCCGACTGCGTGGTCGGCTTCGGCGGTTACGTGGCGCTGCCCGGGTACCTCGCCGCCAAGCGCGCCGGCGTCCCGATCGTCGTGCACGAGGCCAACGCGCGCCCCGGGCTGGCCAACAAGATCGGCTCCCGGTACGCCCACGGCGTCGCCGTCTCCACCCCCGACAGCAAGCTGCGCGGCGCCCGCTACATCGGCATCCCGCTGCGCCGCACCATCGCCACCCTGGACCGGGCGCGGGTGCGCCCGGAGGCGCGGGCGGCCTTCCGGCTCGACCCCAACCTGCCCACCCTGCTGGTCTCCGGCGGATCGCAGGGCGCCCGCCACCTCAACGAGGTGGTCCAGCGGGTCGCGCCGCTGCTCCAGCGCTCGGGCATCCAGATCCTGCACGTGGTCGGCCCGAAGAACGAATTGCCGCGCATCGACAACATGCCCGGTATGCCGCCCTACATCCCGGTACCGTACGTGGACCGGATGGACCTCGCGTACGCGGCGGCCGACATGATGCTCTGCCGCGCGGGCGCGATGACCGTGGCCGAACTCTCCGCCGTCGGGCTGCCCGCCGCCTACGTCCCGCTGCCGATCGGCAACGGCGAACAGCGGCTCAACGCCCAGCCGGTGGTCAACGCCGGCGGCGGTCTGCTGGTCGACGACGCGGCCCTCACGCCGGAGTGGGTGCAGGCCCAGGTCCTCCCGGTGCTGTCCGACCCGCACCGGCTGTACGAAATGTCGCGGGCCGCGGCGGAGTTCGGCCGGCGTGACGCCGACGACCTGCTCGTCGGCATGGTGTACGAGGCGATTGCCGCGCGCCGCAAGGCGTGA
- the pgeF gene encoding peptidoglycan editing factor PgeF: MDRHHTAPAVSAVPAAHPSGGAGAHFAFTDRWGGVSAAPYGSLNLGGAVGDDPAAVVANRARAAGALGFAPERVVWMNQVHGREVAVVDGPWGPDREIPAVDALVTARRSLPLAVLTADCVPVLLADPVAGVVGAAHAGRPGLVAGVVPATVEAMLALGAEASRIVARTGPAVCGGCYEVPAAMRDEVAERVPAARAETRWGTPAVDVVAGVHWQLDALGVRGAERSPFCTRESDDHFSYRRDRTTGRLAGYVWLDEDPRGDRSREDAQDHEDAA; the protein is encoded by the coding sequence ATAGACCGGCACCACACGGCTCCAGCGGTTTCAGCGGTACCCGCAGCGCATCCGTCCGGCGGCGCCGGCGCCCACTTCGCCTTCACCGACAGGTGGGGCGGGGTGAGCGCCGCCCCGTACGGGTCGCTGAACCTCGGCGGCGCGGTCGGAGACGACCCCGCCGCCGTGGTCGCGAACAGGGCCCGCGCGGCCGGCGCCCTCGGCTTCGCTCCGGAGCGGGTCGTCTGGATGAACCAGGTGCACGGCCGTGAGGTCGCCGTGGTCGACGGGCCCTGGGGCCCGGACCGCGAGATCCCGGCGGTGGACGCGCTGGTGACCGCCCGGCGGTCGCTGCCGCTCGCGGTGCTCACCGCGGACTGCGTGCCGGTCCTGCTGGCCGATCCGGTCGCCGGGGTCGTCGGGGCGGCGCACGCCGGGCGCCCCGGCCTCGTCGCCGGAGTCGTCCCCGCCACGGTGGAGGCGATGCTCGCCCTCGGTGCCGAAGCCTCCCGGATCGTCGCCCGTACCGGGCCGGCGGTCTGCGGCGGGTGTTACGAGGTCCCGGCCGCCATGCGGGACGAGGTCGCCGAGCGCGTCCCCGCCGCCCGGGCCGAGACCCGGTGGGGCACTCCGGCGGTGGACGTCGTCGCCGGAGTCCACTGGCAGCTCGACGCCCTCGGGGTGCGTGGTGCGGAGCGCTCGCCGTTCTGCACGCGGGAGTCGGACGACCACTTCTCGTACCGGCGCGACCGCACCACCGGACGGCTCGCCGGATACGTCTGGCTGGACGAGGACCCCCGGGGCGACCGGAGCCGCGAGGACGCACAGGACCACGAGGACGCAGCATGA